The Pungitius pungitius chromosome 15, fPunPun2.1, whole genome shotgun sequence nucleotide sequence ctacacttaagagcaggtttgtgaaaatcgtttcagtttaaggacagaagctgctccgtggcacatgaacagaatcaaacagcagactgaggcactcagctggcggaccgggcagctggtggcgagtaacgacacatctaacctggacaaataacacggacagtataatatatttacatctggatttaaatagacgtattctgcaacatacgtcatggtgatgttactagagaaaatggtgcggcccctttaagagctacacgcacgggctacggagggggagagcgcatgaggaagttgtgttgttgttgtgatgacggagtggatgtagcggccggagaattgtctgtactgtaactgtgttactcagtgttagattaataaatcctcaaagaaagtaaagcggacttttattcaccaaccccgggacgaagggaattaaccccaaagtttacttagccgacagtactttggccctggagcagacagcaacgcctccccctgcaaactccgactacggtcagagacggaccggcaggaaaggtgaacacaaggctaacgaagttaattgtcaacattaatgtgcctgtcatggtatgaggccagacgtgagttgtgttctacattcaagagggtttttatttagcactgaacaataacgaccagcatacgtcttttagctaagctaactacggtagcttcacggggataaaagacccctcttcactctatcagcgccactttgtttacgtttccgtgtgccctaaataacttggcccgattgaatcactttatttacacactttgagtagaaccgtgctcgcagcagctaacttaactactttgttgtttaacttcattgtctataatctgcccgcagcgtgcagccgggcgcagctaaatgacacgtaatgtattgtgcgtcttcaatgcttttcaatatgttatatatttattgccttcacaatgagcatgaatctaacattaaatgatatgattaatatgcccctcattcaaaagaaataatatacacacgtcaagctcattatggagttgaaacaaaaattactaaactgtaaacagttaatataagagaaaaaaatattgtaatcaagataaatgttttcaaaatgtgtgattaactagttaattgtctataatctgttgacagccataatcgtattctgataatacacgttggtgctcaaatattttcagatggcccgtgcaaagtcatgccaccagtctgaggacatcactgggaatggcacatgggacacgtggctttcaactccagcgaggtgggaaagcatttctttatgtatattttgttctgtctgcataattgtaaaagacttcttcccgcattcgtacaacagcattccatatcgtgtgactgtcgatggatgtaataatttggccttctttttttcttccaccacacggcacgggtgggcttcaccgcgggcaatcgtggcaaagacccaagtcgactggaccacagcggaaaatgatccttccagagaagaagttatttacttctacaacgaatggaagagttacaacttccagatgacagctctccgctcatccttctgggcaacttgaacatccgacagaacttatgtgacctactgcgtttattttctcctttagctctcatttaagtattaaaattcgctgtatttttgcaagagaggcaccaatcctatttgagggacgtttcgattgtgaaattgtattggaccatataggtcatctgcagagcgttggcccctggcgcagtaaaccagggtttgattcttggcatgcacaagactcctcatgtgacttaaaatgaatccagaatgcaatatttgttcagtatgcaagggcagtgatttatttagtcatgtttggtcatgttttggtttttttacatgacaatatggtttggtacatgctgagttaatgaatatacattctaaagtgcaatgtccatatgtgaataagagttgtatacgtttatcatagtcaacatggtgtggaaatatcccttatgtagttggtcaatgggaactatagtaggcagtaataacagctaaggtaattacaggtggatatttctgggaattaaccttgattgagactgcatctatgatatctaagatatacaggacaagaaaaatgcactggatgtgtatatgtgttgaatcaattatacagacgcaaactggagaacgagacaagtgttgctgtgatacttattgtggtcatcgtgcccgagacccgtaacaattactccgcaggtcttttgcagcggggcaacagcccggcgtcggtggattccgttcgcgaggccgcagattcaggtttgaatggcagccccgagagtgatttgtttagtctctttagtcttttttgacccgcgagcccggccgaccgccgccccaccccgacgcgcgagaataggcgaaggcccgttcatcgctgcttgcagctttaattagggcctgagccgactgcaagtcgggcgaaagccctattgaaattgcaagaattcttcttcttctttttattatttcgccacttcgaacgcactttcggggacttcatcatgttcaaaaactcttgaatttttgcacgcgcatcagaagtgcgcaaaattgacgtatgattggggtcccgcaattagaggagaaaaaaaagatctctctagcgccccccaaagtggccgcaatgttaatttttttttttacttttaccgatccacttgaaaccttttcacacaagttctcttggatgtgctgtacacaaaaaaaattatggtatgcaaatgcgcctaccgttttatggccgccattttgaattttgtgaaaaacacgtttttgcgaactcctcccagacgcttggtccgattcttacgaaatcttcggcaaaatgatcgttggctcgatgcgatcaaaagttattgaaagaatgttgatatctcatttttcaataaagttatggaccaatgaagtttgtaggtttgtgtccagaaaattcaaaggcctataactttttttttttctaaccgtcattttcaccaaattttgaggacatgttcacattgagtcctagaacatccccaaattttcccagaatatttgaacattagggggcgctgtggtgattctgtgtatttttggccatttccttcaatttttgcatttacaaacgaacgaactcctccgagagtttaaatccgatccatttcaaaatctggcaactggttcctgacacccttggggtcaaaagttattaaaatcaagagttttcataaaactacctgggcgtgagcgtgcgtgcagtttggacaattttggaagatttttttccagaacggaaaatggtataactccaaggaacattgatatttctggctataaatgtatattcatgatgcttgtgtaggcctttaagtaatgccatgcagtgattttcgaaaaagtatagcgccacctattggcttaggtcaatgcaaagtttctacatttacatgtccatttcctagccctttaatctgatcaacttcaaatctgggaatataagacgtaagactgtgacgatggcttacagtgagaattgggagttttggaccaactttgtggctgtgacgtcgccatattcgcataaaagttcaagcacatcttctgagcctcggcacactccaaaactcttgaaaacctctgtgagtatcctacgtgatgacctttacagacctgatgtgcagttttggatcaaaagtgaaaaattgcctccattgcgccccctggaagattttgacgaagccccgcccgcatcctgtttgaccgacaagtccgctgattttttaccaaatgtattaaagggagacttaaaaaagtctctgaggaattttctctaaaacaaacaggaaggcagttataaattttttagtgtgaatattacctcaatttttggcggagagtgaccaatcctatttcagtgacttttcgatttctcaaatccatctggaagaatagctcagtgagtaaggtgttggccccccgatgcaatggtcgtgagatcgactcccgacgaaatcatacttttttttttttcttctttttttaaacgtgtgtccggctgatctaacggacaaaatgaattagtttactctccttgctgaggttattaaataactgtacacgttagagcagctgtgtcacactcgtttcagccacatacggctgctgggcacagctgccgtatgtgtggagctggagggaggagctggcgttgcagcccggtacggtctggacggtgcagccgttcgccagcgtgtcgcgagtttgacacatctaacctagaaaaataacacggacagttcaatatatttacatctgaatttacagtttttttggatCGCTTACACactaaaattaaaagtattacaCTATTAGCAAAACACTGCACTCAAGATGCAAAACATCAGCCCATATTTGCACAACTATAAGCACATTGTCAACCTCACACCTGTTGCAAAACTCTACACACAGTGAtttgcaaaacactaaacacacataACATACGTTACACACAAAAATCTATCATGAAGTCATGTCCTTGCAATACCAAAGCACTGACTGTCAAATGAGCACACCGTCCAACCAATTGCTTCAACACAGTCATCAGgtgtgcaaacacctgtttgctTAATTGTAGACACACCAATCAGGTGTATAAGCACtataaaaagcagcaggtgagttcaTCGGTCTTCAAGCACAATGGAAAGAGTAAGACaaagacgaggacgaggacgaggacgaggacgaggacgaggacgagaagaaggaccaggaccaggaccaggaccaggacgaggacgaggaccaggaccaggacgaggacgaggaccaggaccaggacgaggacgaggacgaggacgagaagaacgaccaggaagaggaagacaagcATGTGCTCAAAGAGGACCGAATCTGACAAATGAGATCCGCGCAACACTGGTTGACCACGTTGTCAACCACGGCCTGACGCTGAGGGAGGCTGGACTGCGAGTTCAGCCAAATCTAAGCCGATATACAGTGGCAAGTGTGATAAGAACATTTCGACTGGAAAATAGGTATTGTAAAAATATCCTATCAAAGAGGGAGATAGTAAATCTGGTTTTGGCCAACAATGCTATAACACTCAAGCAGCTCCAAGCTAACATTGTCAATGACCACGCCATTTTCAACAATATCCATCAGGTCTCAACATCAACACTGGCACGCATCCTAAAAAAAACCCATATTCAAATGAAGCAAATTTATAGAGTGCCTTTCGAGCGCAATTCCGAAAGAGTGAAACGAGCGCGGCATGATTATGCAGAGGTATGTATTCACTTTAGCAGTGTGATCTTGCATACTGTCTCATCATCTTTTACTGTAACATGTCTACTAGATCTACACTGAACTACACCATTTTGCCTGACACTGTTTTTCAGAGAGTTTTAcaaatggatggagaggagatccAGCATGAGTTCATTTATGTAGATGAGGCTGGGTTCAACCTGACGAAAACacgaaggaggggaagaaacatcATTGGCCACAGGGCTATAGTCAATGTCCCAGGGCAACGTGGGGGTAATATAACACTCTGTGCAGCCATTACACAGAATGgggtcctccaccgccatgcCCATATGGGCCCTTACAACACAGCACTCATTCTTGCATTCTTGGACCAATTGCACAACATAACTGCATTAAATCAAATCGATCGTATGCAATACATTGTTGTCTGGGACAATGTGTCTTTCCACCGCTCTGCTCTGGTTCAGAACTGGTTTCAGCAACATCCACAGTTCACAGTCCTATACCTTCCACCATACTCTCCATTCCTCAACCCTATAGAAGAGTTTTTCTCTGCTTGGCGGTGGAAGGTATATGATCTCCGTCTCCAGGCTGAGGTCCCCCTCATCCAAGCCATGGAGGACGCCTGTGACCAGATGGAGGTTGCAGCAATGCAAGGATGGATTCGTCATTCAAGACGTTTCTTTCCAAGGTGTCTTGCTAATGACAACATTGCTTGCGATGTTGATGAAATTCTCTGGCCAGATCCAGCTAGGCGAAGAGACAATATCtagttttttaatgtaatgtttttttttttcatttacaatacgTAAAGTGACGCTTGGTTACAGTATTATGGATCTCCATGTCAACATTTTGGGCgtgttgagaaataaatgagtatcttcaatCAGCAACATTGGTCTTGTGTAGTGTTTGGtgaatttacattatatttgtactttgttgatGCAGTAGCCTACTCTAATCATAAGAAAGTAGAAGTGCTAAAAGTGTTTTAAGTTTATCACAGTAGAGTGTAACTCGTGCAAACAGAGTATAGTAATGTGAAACGTGTGTGCTTCATATGgtaacaaagtgtgttttttaaaaagaagtgtaTAGTTTTAACAAGTGTGTTTAATTTTGCAAAGGATCTTTAGTGTTTTGCTAATTGGGTGTGTGGTTGTgctaattgtgtgtagtgttttgaaaacacGGGCCCTGTTTTGAAAATTGTGCTTTAGCAatccaaaaaaactgtaaatacacgtattctgccacatacgggtggagatgcaaacacgttttgggattttactagatgttacggggaactgttacgttaaagaactcaattacccagcagtctttgttgacggacatgcgcagagtagagggcggctcgtagtgtcgcgtgaggaTCGAtttctctgccctgacgcaatgtgggttAATTCAccttttttaggtcacttttcgattacGCAATCACAActcagcacgtagctccgttggtcagccacaggactttcaatattttgacccgggttcgcttcccgttagagccatcgttttttttcttctttttaactgcgcgtccggccgaccgccgccccaccccaacgtgcgagaataggcgaaggcccgttcatcgctgcttgcagctttaattagggcctgagccgactgaaagtcgggcgaaagccctattgaaattgcaagaattcattattattatttcgccacttcgaacgcactttcggggacttcatcatgttcaaaaactcttgaatttttgcacgcgcatcagaagtgcgcaaaattgacgtatgattcgggtcccgcaattagaggagagaaaaaagaactctctagcgccccccaaagtggccgcaatgttaatttttttttttacttttaccgatcgacttggaaccttttcacacaggttctcttggatgtgctgtacacaaaaaaaattatggtatgcaaatgcgcctaccgttttatggccgccattttgaattttgtgaaaaacacgtttttgcgaactcctcccagacgcttggtccgattcttacgaaatcttcggcaaaatgatcgttggctcgatgcgatcaaaagttattgaaagaatgttgatatctcatttttcaataaagttatggaccaatgaagtttgtaggtttgtgtcctgaaagttcaaaggcctataactttttttttttctaaccgtcattttcaccaaattttgaggacatgttcacaatgagtcctagaacatccccaaattttcccagaatatttgaacattagggggcgctgtggtgattctgtgtatttttggccatttccttcaatttttgcatttacaaacgaacgaactcctccgagagtttaaatccgatccatttcaaaatttggcaactggttcctgacagccttggggtcaaaagttattaaaatcaagagttttcataaaaccacctgggcgtgagcttgcgtgcagtttggacaattttggacgatttttttccaaaatgtaaaatggtataactccaaggaacattgatatttctggctataaatgtatattcatgatgcttgtgtaggcctttaagtaatgccatgcagtgattttcgaaaaagtatagcgccacctattggcttaggtcaatgcaaagtttgtacatttacatgtccatttcccagccctttaatctgatcaacttcaaatctgggaatataagacgtaagactgtgacgatggctcacagtgagaattgggagttttggaccaactttgtggctgtgacgtcgccatattcgcatgaaagttcaagcacatcttctgagcctcggcacactccaaaactcttgaaaacctctgtgagtatcctacgtgatgacctttacagacctgatgtgcagttttggatcaaaagtgaaaaattgcctccattgcgccccctggaagattttgacgaagccccgcccgcaccctgtttgaccgacaagtccgctgattttttaccaaatgtattaaagggagacttaaaaaagtctctgaggaattttctctaaaacaaacaggaaggcagttataatttttttagtgtgaatatttcctgtatttttggcggagagtgaccgatcctatttcagtgagttttcgaattctcaaacccatcagaaggtttagctctcctggtaagaaaccgcccccccgatcctatggtcgtgagatcgtgtcccggcgaaatcaattttttttttttcctcctctttttaaacgcgtgtcttctgatctaacgaacaaaatgattcagtttactctccttgctgaggttatggactttgtacacttaagagcaggtatgtcaaactcgtttcagtttaaggccagaaactgctccgtggccgcgcatacagctgacagaagaaggtaaggctgatgcaggacagctggctcacggcgcagccgtttggcagcgtgtcgcgggtttgacatatctaacctagacaaataacacggacagttcaatatatttacatctggatttaaatacacgtattctgcaacatacgggtggagatgcaaacacgtttggtgatgtaaatagatgttacggggaaattttaagttaaagaacttcatcacccagaattccctattcttggttgacggacatgcgcagactacgtgcgcacagccgcgcacgtagtctgcgcatgttccggttttgtgttgaacaggcaaagtatcaccgctccgtattttaaactgctaactacacacctatacttcaggaactattactactatgtggatgtaagcaaagtgttctcattccctcttggatgtgtgcagccagtgaggtacgttttgtttaagggcttgttatatctgctcgacggcacggacagctaactgggatagcgagtggagctagcggctgccggatggagcagccagtcagccagcttgctaactacacaccggtgcttacgtccacatgtactcaacgaagtggaaacgcctttgacggtgagtgattacgttttccttgtgcgttctccagtctcacccagcatacgtcttttagctaagctaactacggtagctttacagcgtcaaaagacacctcttcacgctattaacgccactttgtttacgtttccgtgtgccctaaataacttggcccgattgaatcactttatttacacactgagtagaaccgtgctcgcagcagctaactaactactttgttgtttaaaagcgtcagctaaatgacacgtaatgtaatgtgcgtcttcaatgcttttcaatatgttatatattcatttccttcacaatgagcatgaatctaacattaaatgatatgattcatatgcccctcattccaatgaaataatatacacacgtcaagctcattatggagttgaaacaacaaattactaaactgtaaacagttaatataagagaaaaaaatattgtaatcaagataaatgtttttcaaaatgtgtgattaactagttaattgtctataatctgttgacagccctaatcgtattctgataatacaccaaatactactgtaactctctgctggcaggtctccctgctgccgccattcgaccactgcagctcatccagaatgcagcagctcgactggtcttcaaccttccaaaatactcccacaccacttctccgctctcttctttggatacgagtggctgcccgcatgcagttcaaagcattggtactgacggaccacgctgtgaatggatcgggaccagtctacatccgggacatggtgaaaccctgcatcccaacccacgcactccgatctgcatctggcaagctgcttgttcctccctcactgagagaaaagcactcgacgagatggcgactctttgctgtcctgctcccagatggtggaatgagctctctgatgacatcaggaccgcagagagcctctacatcttccgtcgaaaactcaagacacacctttttagactctaccttgactaaaacactagcaaaccgtagcactaacaaatggtagcacttaaattgtacttataatgccacttatctttaacatgttttgggcggtgatttattcagtcatgtttagtcatattttgttttttttacttgtcaatatggtttggtacatgccgagttaatcaatacacattctaaagtgcaacgtccatatgtgaataagagttgtatacgtttatcatagtcaacatggtgtggaaatatcccttatgtagttggtcaataggaactatagtaggcagaaataacagctaaggtaattacaggtggatatttctgggaattaaccttgattgagactgcatctatgatatctaagatatacaggacaagaaaaatgcactggatgtgtatatgtgttgaatcaattatacagacgcaaactggagaacgagacaagtgttgctgtgatacttattgtggtcatcgtgcccgagacccgtaacaattactccgcaggtcttttgcagcggggcaacagcccggcgtcggtggattccgttcgcgaggccgcagattcaggtttgaatggcagccccgagagtgatttgtttagtctctttagtcttttttgacccgcgagcccggccgaccgccgccccaccccgacgtgcgagaataggcgaaggcccgttcatcgctgcttgcagctttaattagggcctgagccgactgcaagtcgggcgaaagccctattgaaattgcaagaattcattattattatttcgccacttcgaacgcacttttggggactttatcatgttcaaaaactcttgaatttttgcacgcgcatcagaagtgcgcaaaattgacgtatgattcgggtcccgcaattagaggagagaaaaaagaactctctagcgccccccaaagtggccgcaatgttaatttttttttttacttttaccgatcgacttggaaccttttcacacaggttctcttggatgtgctgtacacaaaaaaaattatggtatgcaaatgcgcctaccgttttatggccgccattttgaattttgtgaaaaacacgtttttgcgaactcctcccagacgcttggtccgattcttacgaaatcttcgg carries:
- the LOC119214953 gene encoding uncharacterized protein LOC119214953; the protein is MERVRQRRGRGRGRGRGRGREEGPGPGPGPGRGRGPGPGRGRGPGPGRGRGRGREERPGRGRQACAQRGPNLTNEIRATLVDHVVNHGLTLREAGLRVQPNLSRYTVASVIRTFRLENRYCKNILSKREIVNLVLANNAITLKQLQANIVNDHAIFNNIHQVSTSTLARILKKTHIQMKQIYRVPFERNSERVKRARHDYAERVLQMDGEEIQHEFIYVDEAGFNLTKTRRRGRNIIGHRAIVNVPGQRGGNITLCAAITQNGVLHRHAHMGPYNTALILAFLDQLHNITALNQIDRMQYIVVWDNVSFHRSALVQNWFQQHPQFTVLYLPPYSPFLNPIEEFFSAWRWKVYDLRLQAEVPLIQAMEDACDQMEVAAMQGWIRHSRRFFPRCLANDNIACDVDEILWPDPARRRDNI